One window from the genome of Catenulispora sp. MAP5-51 encodes:
- a CDS encoding alkyl/aryl-sulfatase — MAEDVRRARGAAVTAQGSAQGSADLGDRTDFANADRGFLAAPEQRQIKTAEGKIAWDFDAMAFLDGDCPDTVTPSLWRQSQLCARAGLYEVVQGVYQIRGFDLSNMTLIEGDTGVVVVDPLVSAETAAAGLALYRKVRGDKPVTGVVYTHSHIDHFGGVEGVLEAGSKAPILAPEGFMAEAVSENVYAGTAMLRRGIYYSGANVAHNAESHVGMGLGFAASTGTVGLLAPTKSITRTGQEETVDGVRFVFQMTPGTEAPSEMNFLLPDRRALCMAENATHNLHNILTLRGAQVRDARIWSHYLGQALDLSADKADVVFASHHWPTWGAGELRDFLEIQRDLYAYLHDQTLRMMNQGLVGAEIAELIQLPPTLEAAWHTHGYYGSVSHNVKAVYQRYLGWYSGHPSDLWEHPPAETAKRYAICFGGVPNLVAKAREYADDGDLRFAAQLLKHAVFADPSNQDAKHTLADVFERLALGAENATWRNCYLMGASELRDGVQPTPIGAAGMAAALSVPQLLDTLAIRVNGPKAWDAKAVTDWHFTDLDEHYRLTLQNGVLTYSPQTAKTGAPPPDATFTLTKPQFLTALAGGGLDGVTVNGDLSVLQTIVGVLDAPDPDFAIVTP, encoded by the coding sequence ATGGCGGAGGATGTCCGCCGAGCCCGAGGAGCAGCCGTGACCGCACAGGGGAGCGCACAGGGGAGCGCCGACCTCGGCGACCGCACCGATTTCGCCAACGCCGACCGGGGCTTCCTCGCCGCTCCCGAGCAGCGGCAGATCAAGACCGCGGAGGGCAAGATCGCCTGGGACTTCGACGCCATGGCCTTCCTGGACGGCGACTGCCCCGACACCGTGACCCCGAGCCTGTGGCGGCAGTCGCAACTGTGTGCGAGGGCCGGGCTGTACGAGGTGGTCCAGGGCGTCTACCAGATCCGCGGCTTCGATCTGTCGAACATGACGCTGATCGAGGGCGACACTGGCGTGGTCGTGGTGGACCCGCTGGTCTCGGCCGAGACCGCGGCCGCCGGGCTCGCGCTGTACCGGAAGGTGCGCGGCGACAAGCCGGTGACCGGCGTCGTCTACACGCACTCGCACATCGACCACTTCGGCGGCGTCGAGGGCGTCCTGGAGGCGGGCTCGAAGGCGCCGATCCTGGCGCCGGAGGGCTTCATGGCCGAGGCGGTGTCGGAGAACGTCTACGCCGGCACCGCGATGTTGCGCCGCGGCATCTACTACTCCGGCGCGAACGTGGCCCACAACGCCGAGTCGCACGTGGGCATGGGGCTGGGCTTCGCGGCGTCGACCGGCACCGTGGGCCTGCTCGCGCCGACGAAGTCGATCACCCGGACCGGGCAGGAGGAGACGGTCGACGGCGTGCGGTTTGTCTTTCAGATGACGCCGGGCACCGAGGCCCCGTCGGAGATGAACTTCCTGCTGCCAGATCGCAGGGCCCTGTGTATGGCCGAGAACGCCACGCACAACCTGCACAACATCCTGACGCTGCGCGGAGCCCAGGTCCGCGACGCCCGCATCTGGTCGCACTACCTGGGGCAGGCCTTGGACCTGTCCGCCGACAAGGCGGACGTCGTGTTCGCCTCGCACCACTGGCCGACGTGGGGAGCCGGCGAGCTCCGCGACTTCCTGGAGATCCAGCGGGACCTCTACGCCTACCTGCACGACCAGACCCTGCGCATGATGAACCAGGGCCTGGTCGGCGCCGAGATCGCCGAGCTGATCCAGCTCCCGCCGACCCTGGAGGCGGCCTGGCACACACACGGCTACTACGGCTCGGTCAGCCACAACGTGAAGGCGGTCTACCAGCGCTACCTCGGCTGGTACTCCGGGCACCCCTCCGACCTGTGGGAGCACCCGCCGGCGGAGACGGCGAAGCGCTACGCGATCTGCTTCGGCGGCGTCCCGAACCTGGTCGCCAAGGCCCGCGAGTACGCCGACGACGGCGACCTGCGCTTCGCCGCGCAGCTGCTGAAGCACGCCGTCTTCGCCGACCCCTCGAACCAGGACGCGAAGCACACCCTGGCCGACGTCTTCGAACGCCTCGCCCTCGGCGCCGAGAACGCCACCTGGCGCAACTGCTACCTGATGGGCGCCTCGGAGCTCCGCGACGGCGTGCAGCCCACCCCGATCGGCGCCGCCGGCATGGCCGCGGCCCTGAGCGTCCCGCAACTGCTCGACACCTTGGCCATCCGCGTGAACGGCCCGAAGGCCTGGGACGCGAAGGCGGTGACGGACTGGCACTTCACCGATCTCGACGAGCACTACCGCCTCACCCTCCAGAACGGCGTCCTGACGTACAGCCCGCAGACGGCGAAGACGGGCGCACCGCCCCCCGACGCCACCTTCACGCTGACCAAGCCGCAGTTCCTCACAGCGCTCGCGGGCGGCGGGTTGGACGGCGTGACGGTGAACGGCGACCTTTCGGTGCTTCAGACGATCGTGGGGGTGCTGGACGCGCCGGATCCGGATTTCGCGATCGTGACGCCGTGA
- a CDS encoding NAD-dependent epimerase/dehydratase family protein, producing the protein MTTTFSAKPILVTGATGTVGSRLIPRLLAQGEAVRALVRDPESDTALRLRAADADLVVGDLATLDAAGFKAVVDGTAAVIHLAATFRDSPTPERANAVNADASTALAEAALEAGVTRFVFASTNLVYGGGHTAPQNEQSELGPIAWGGPYPASKVAAENSLQDLRTHRGLDLRVVRLAFVYGDGDPHIQEFMKRPLDWHPSRRLQMVHHADVAQGLILALRADGLSGETFNIADDSAATLAEIYRYTGRDLTPEMTGRTVTEPWFGIVENTKARRVLGFRPLYPTMWQAVDAGAM; encoded by the coding sequence ATGACCACCACCTTTTCCGCCAAGCCCATCCTGGTCACCGGCGCCACCGGCACGGTCGGCAGCCGCCTGATCCCCCGGCTGCTCGCCCAGGGCGAGGCAGTCCGCGCCCTGGTCCGCGACCCGGAGTCGGACACCGCACTCCGGCTGCGCGCGGCCGACGCCGACCTGGTCGTCGGCGACCTGGCGACCCTGGACGCCGCCGGCTTCAAGGCCGTCGTCGACGGCACGGCCGCGGTGATCCACCTCGCCGCCACCTTCCGCGACTCCCCGACCCCCGAGCGCGCGAACGCGGTGAACGCCGACGCCTCGACAGCCCTGGCCGAGGCCGCGCTGGAGGCCGGCGTGACCCGCTTCGTGTTCGCCAGCACCAACCTGGTCTACGGCGGCGGCCACACCGCACCGCAGAACGAGCAGTCCGAACTCGGGCCGATCGCCTGGGGCGGACCGTACCCGGCGTCGAAGGTCGCGGCCGAGAACTCGTTGCAGGACCTGCGAACGCACCGCGGCCTGGACCTCCGAGTCGTGCGCCTGGCCTTCGTCTACGGCGACGGCGACCCGCACATCCAGGAGTTCATGAAGCGCCCCCTGGACTGGCACCCCTCCCGCCGCCTCCAGATGGTCCACCACGCCGACGTCGCCCAGGGCCTCATCCTGGCCCTGCGCGCCGACGGCCTGAGCGGCGAGACCTTCAACATCGCCGACGACTCCGCCGCCACCCTCGCCGAGATCTACCGCTACACGGGCCGCGACCTGACCCCGGAGATGACCGGACGCACGGTGACCGAGCCCTGGTTCGGCATCGTGGAGAACACCAAAGCGCGCCGGGTGCTCGGCTTCCGGCCGCTGTATCCGACGATGTGGCAGGCGGTGGACGCGGGGGCGATGTAG
- a CDS encoding helix-turn-helix transcriptional regulator, translating into MDRAELSAFLRTRRERLRPEDIGLPANTRRRTSGLRREEVAMLAGMSVDYYTRLEQARGPQPSAQLLSALSRALRLTKDEHDHLFHLSGLMPEDENRLPTEHVRPGVLHLLDKLDDTPAMVVGDRGDILAWNTMHAALMGDPGRIPVEERNIPWQHFCNPDSAAYFLPEDFVRNGENTVADLRARLAAHPDDTRLRALVEELRVRSSRFADLWERHDVKRRRADHKTVLHPLVGRIDLDCEVMFSPEHDQRLIIHSARAGTPAQQALQLLRVIGTQRMAESDA; encoded by the coding sequence ATCGACCGTGCCGAACTGTCCGCCTTCCTGCGCACCCGCCGTGAGCGGCTGCGTCCGGAGGACATCGGCCTGCCCGCCAACACCCGCCGCCGTACGTCCGGCCTGCGCCGCGAGGAGGTGGCGATGCTGGCCGGCATGTCGGTCGACTACTACACGCGGCTGGAGCAGGCGCGGGGGCCGCAGCCCTCGGCGCAGCTGCTCAGCGCGCTGTCGCGGGCGCTGCGGCTGACCAAGGACGAGCACGACCACCTGTTCCACCTTTCCGGCCTGATGCCGGAGGACGAGAACCGGCTGCCGACCGAGCACGTGCGCCCCGGCGTGCTGCACCTGCTGGACAAGCTCGACGACACCCCGGCGATGGTGGTCGGCGACCGCGGCGACATCCTGGCCTGGAACACGATGCACGCCGCGCTGATGGGCGACCCCGGCCGCATCCCGGTGGAGGAGCGCAACATCCCCTGGCAGCACTTCTGCAACCCGGACTCGGCGGCGTACTTCCTGCCCGAGGACTTCGTCCGCAACGGGGAGAACACGGTCGCGGACCTCCGCGCGCGCCTGGCCGCCCACCCCGACGACACCCGGCTGCGCGCCCTCGTCGAGGAACTCAGGGTACGGAGTTCCCGCTTCGCCGACCTGTGGGAGCGGCACGACGTGAAGCGCCGCCGCGCCGACCACAAGACCGTGCTGCACCCGCTCGTCGGCCGCATCGACCTGGACTGCGAGGTCATGTTCTCCCCGGAGCACGACCAGCGCCTGATCATCCACTCGGCGCGGGCCGGGACTCCGGCGCAGCAGGCGCTCCAGCTGTTGCGGGTGATCGGTACCCAGCGCATGGCGGAGTCTGACGCGTAG
- a CDS encoding GNAT family N-acetyltransferase yields MITTERLRLRPATTADVDFWIELHADPEVNEFVGAYTRERAEARLREIEDCWAARGYGLCVVESLATGEAIGRSGLNWWDQFGETEVGWTFARGHWGNGYATEAARAVLDWGFGDLELTRITAMIHAENQASIAVAERLGFTPRREDEVLGKPCTVWALDRSQASPRR; encoded by the coding sequence ATGATCACCACCGAACGCCTGCGACTGCGCCCCGCCACCACGGCCGACGTCGACTTCTGGATCGAGCTCCACGCCGATCCCGAGGTCAACGAGTTCGTCGGCGCGTACACGCGGGAGCGCGCCGAGGCCCGGCTCCGCGAGATCGAGGACTGCTGGGCGGCCCGCGGCTACGGCCTGTGTGTGGTGGAGTCGCTGGCCACCGGGGAGGCGATCGGCCGGTCCGGGCTCAACTGGTGGGACCAGTTCGGCGAGACCGAGGTCGGCTGGACCTTCGCGCGCGGGCACTGGGGCAACGGCTACGCGACCGAGGCCGCGCGCGCCGTTCTGGACTGGGGATTCGGCGATCTGGAGCTGACGCGGATCACCGCGATGATCCACGCCGAGAACCAGGCGTCGATCGCGGTGGCCGAGCGGCTGGGCTTCACACCGCGCCGCGAGGACGAGGTCCTCGGCAAGCCCTGCACGGTCTGGGCGTTGGACCGCTCTCAGGCTTCGCCGAGGCGGTAA
- a CDS encoding FMN-binding glutamate synthase family protein, giving the protein MLPASALLTLASAWAVPLSLFWLFALIPSALLLALGIYDVSQRRRSILRNFPVLGHVRFLMEYIRPEIQQYFIETNTGGHPYDRDTRTVIYERAKGIHGDQAFGTELEVEASGYEFLEHSMSPLRPTPEQPRVLVGGPDCKQPYEMALLNVSAMSFGALSANAILALNKGAKAGGFAHDTGEGGISPYHREGGGDLVWELGSGYFGARTADGDFDPDKFRDKAADPQVKCVELKLSQGAKPGLGGVLPGPKVTRQIADIRGVPEGVTCISPPSHKVFSTPRELVLFIARMRELSGGKPTGFKLCVGSRREFLAVCKAMVAEGVTPDFIVVDGSEGGTGAAPLEFEDNVGTPLTHGLLTVHNALVGVGLRDRIRIGASGKIARGTDIVKRVAQGADYTNAARAMMMAVGCIQAQKCHTNHCPVGVATQDPKRYRALDVPDKATRVQRFQAATVAEAQQLIAAMGLTGPHELRPEMVHRRVSQRKTSTYAELYRYLRPGELLAEPVEGWDADWRAADPDTFRAVEKA; this is encoded by the coding sequence ATGCTGCCTGCATCGGCGCTGCTCACGCTGGCTTCGGCGTGGGCAGTGCCTCTTTCGCTTTTCTGGCTTTTCGCCCTGATCCCGTCCGCGCTCCTACTGGCACTCGGGATCTACGACGTGTCGCAGCGCCGACGCTCCATCCTGCGCAACTTCCCGGTCCTGGGCCACGTGCGGTTCCTGATGGAGTACATCCGGCCGGAGATCCAGCAGTACTTCATCGAGACCAACACCGGCGGGCACCCGTACGACCGCGACACGCGCACGGTCATCTACGAGCGGGCCAAGGGCATCCACGGCGACCAGGCCTTCGGGACCGAGCTGGAGGTCGAGGCCTCGGGCTATGAGTTCCTGGAGCACTCGATGTCGCCGCTGCGGCCGACGCCGGAGCAGCCGCGGGTGCTCGTCGGCGGCCCGGATTGCAAGCAGCCGTACGAGATGGCGCTGCTGAACGTCTCCGCGATGAGCTTCGGGGCCCTGTCCGCGAACGCCATCCTGGCCCTGAACAAGGGCGCCAAGGCCGGCGGCTTCGCGCACGACACCGGCGAGGGCGGCATCTCGCCGTACCACCGCGAGGGCGGCGGCGACCTGGTCTGGGAGCTCGGGTCCGGGTATTTCGGCGCCCGCACCGCCGACGGGGACTTCGACCCCGACAAGTTCCGCGACAAGGCCGCCGATCCTCAGGTCAAGTGCGTCGAGCTGAAGCTGAGCCAGGGTGCGAAGCCGGGGCTGGGCGGCGTGCTGCCGGGGCCGAAGGTGACGCGGCAGATCGCCGACATACGCGGCGTCCCTGAGGGCGTCACGTGCATCAGCCCGCCGTCCCACAAAGTCTTCAGCACGCCGCGCGAGCTGGTGCTGTTCATCGCCAGGATGCGGGAGCTCTCCGGCGGCAAGCCCACCGGCTTCAAGCTGTGCGTGGGCTCGCGGCGGGAGTTCCTGGCCGTGTGCAAGGCGATGGTGGCCGAGGGCGTGACGCCGGACTTCATCGTGGTCGACGGCTCCGAGGGCGGCACCGGCGCCGCGCCGCTGGAGTTCGAGGACAACGTCGGCACCCCGCTCACCCACGGTCTGCTGACGGTGCACAACGCGCTGGTCGGCGTGGGCCTGCGGGACCGGATCCGGATCGGCGCCAGCGGGAAGATAGCCCGCGGCACCGACATCGTGAAGCGCGTCGCGCAGGGCGCGGACTACACCAACGCCGCCCGCGCCATGATGATGGCCGTCGGCTGCATCCAGGCGCAGAAGTGCCACACCAACCACTGCCCGGTCGGCGTCGCGACCCAGGACCCCAAGCGCTACCGGGCCCTGGACGTGCCGGACAAGGCCACCCGGGTGCAGCGCTTCCAGGCCGCGACCGTCGCCGAGGCCCAGCAGCTCATCGCCGCGATGGGCCTGACCGGTCCGCACGAGCTGCGCCCGGAGATGGTGCACCGGCGCGTCAGCCAGCGCAAGACCAGCACCTACGCAGAGCTCTACCGCTATCTGCGGCCCGGCGAGCTGCTCGCGGAGCCGGTCGAGGGGTGGGACGCGGACTGGCGGGCCGCCGACCCGGACACGTTCCGGGCGGTGGAAAAGGCCTGA